The Anaeromyxobacter sp. Fw109-5 genomic interval TGCGGCCGCGGCTGCTCCTCGCCGACGAGCCGACCGGCAACCTCGACCCGGCGACGGCGGAGGGCATCCACGCGCTCATCGCCGATCTCAACGCGCGGATGGGCATCACGGCGGTGGTCGTCACGCACAACGAGCGGCTCGCCTCGTCGCTGCCGCGACGGCTCCGGCTCGAGCGAGGGCGGCTCGCGTGAGCTTTCCGGCGCGCGTCGTCCGGGGGCCGCGTCCGCGGCCGGAAGGAAGACGTTTGAGCTTTTCGGGGCATCGGTTTAGATTCCGCGGCTCCGTGAAGGGACCGACCGACCACGCGGCCGCGCTCGCCGCGCTCCTCATCGCCAGCGGTGCCGTCCTCTTCCCGGTCCTCGCGACCGCTCAGGACGCGCCGCCGCCCGCCGTGGCCGCGCAGGGCGCCACCGTCGCCGACGTCAAGATCGAGGGGAACCGGCGCGTCGAGGTGGACGCGATCCGGAGCGCGATCACGCAGCGCAAGGGGCAGCCCCTCGACCCGCGCGGCGTCGCCAAGGACATCCGGGCGGTGATGAAGCTCGGCTTCTTCTCGGACGTCGTCGTCGAGCTGCAGGGCACGCCCGACGCGCCCGTCCTCGTGTACCGGGTGACGGAGCGCCCCACCGTCCGCGAGACGCGCATCGAGGGGAACGACGAGCTGTCCAAGGACGACCTCAAGGACACCGTCGAGCTGAAGGCGTTCTCGATCCTCGATCTCGTGGCCGTCCGCAAGGACGTGAAGAAGATCAAGGAGAAGTACGCCGAGAAGGGCTACTACCTCGCCGAGGTCACGCACCGCATCGACGAGCGGCCCGACAACCAGGTCGACGTCGTCTACGTCATCGACGAGCGCGCGAAGGTGCAGGTGAAGGAGGTGCGCTTCCTCGGCAACGCGCACGTGGCGGACGGCGAGCTCCTCGCGGTCATGCAGACGCGGCCCGGCGGGTACCTCTCCCTGCTGAGCTCGATGGGCACGTACCGGGAGGAGGCGTTCCAGCACGACCTCCAGGGCGTCCAGGCCGTCTACCTCGACCGCGGCTACGTGAACGTGAAGGTCGGGAACCCGTCCATCGCGCTCTCGCCCGACAAGCGGTTCCTGCACATCACCATCCCGGTCGAGGAGGGCGAGCAGTACAAGATCGGCAGCATCGCCTTCACCGGCCAGCTCCTCGATCGCGAGCCGGCGCTGCGCCGCATCGTGCGCGCCAAGCAGGGCGAGATCTTCTCGCGCTCCAAGATCCAGCAGGACCTGTTCGCCGTCGGGGACGTGTTCCGCGACCTGGGGTACGCCTACGCGAACGTCACCCCGCTGACGCAGACCGACCCGGCCGCGCGCACCCTCGATCTCACCTACGAGATCCAGCCGGGGCCGAAGGTCCGCTTCGAGCGCATCGACATCATCGGCAACGACAAGACGCGCGACAAGGTCATCCGCCGCGAGCTGCGCATCTACGAGGGCGAGCTGTACTCGGGCACCGGCCTGCGCGCCTCCCGCCAGCGCGTGAACGCCCTCGGCTTCTTCGAGACCGTCGACATCACGACGAAGCAGGGCAGCTCCGAGGACACCATCGTCGCCGTCGTCGAGGTGAAGGAGCGCGCCACCGGCACCTTCCAGGTCGGGGCCGGGTTCTCGTCGTACGAGAACTTCATCCTCACCGGGCAGATCTCGCAGAACAACTTCTTCGGGTGGGGGCAGACGCTCTCCCTGCAGGTGCAGTGGTCCTCCGTCCGCCAGCTCGGGCAGATCCAGTTCGTCGAGCCGTACTTCCTCGACACGAAGTGGACCTTCGCCTTCGACCTGTACGCGACCGAGGGCATCTACACCACGTTCACGCGGCGCGCGGTCGGCGGCTCGATGACGTGGGGCTACGAGCTGAACGGCCTCGCGCCCTACTGGTCGTTCGCCCGCCACCTCGAGGACATGCGGCTCTTCGCGACGTACACGAACGAGCGCGTGGACGTGAGCGCGTCGGGGCTCGCGGCGCAATCCGTCCAGCAGTTCAAGGACGGCACGACCAGCGCGCTGCGCCTGTCCCTCCAGTGGGACCGCCGCGACAACCGGCTCTTCCCGACGCGGGGCTTCTTCCTGTCCGGCAGCGCCGAGGTGGCGCCGCCGCTCCTCGCGCCCGAGTCGCTCTTCGGCGACGTGATCCTCTTCACGCGGTACGCCGTCGACGCGCGGGCGTACCGGCCCATCTGGCTGGGGCTGGTGGGCCGCGCCAAGCTGACGCTCGGCTACATCCGCGACTGGGACTCCCAGCATCGGGTCCCGATCTCCGAGAAGTACTACGTCGGCGGCATCAACTCCGTGCGCGGCTACCGCTACCTGTCCATCTCCCCCGTGGAGTTCGTGCCGACCTGGCAGGATCCCAGCGCGCGGCGCGGCGCCCTCTACGTCGGCGGCGACAAGCAGGTGGTCCTGAACCTCGAGCTCGAGTTCCCGCTCTTCAAGGCGGTCGGCGTGCGCGGCGTCGTGTTCAGCGACTTCGGGAACGCCTTCGCCCCCGGCGAGTTCAGCGACCCGAACGTGCCGTACTCGCTCTACAAGTCGGTCGGCTTCGGCTTCCGCTGGCAGAGCCCGATCGGCCCGCTCCGGTTCGAGTGGGGCATCCCCCTCGACCGCCGCCGCGAGGATCCCGTGAACGGGGGCGACTACATCGATCAGGCCGTCGACTTCCAGTTCACGATCGGCAACTTCTTCTGATCGCCGAAGGAAAGGAGCACCCGATGCGACTCGCCCTGCGCCTCACCGCCGTCCTCGCCCTCCTGGCGTCCACCGCCGCCCGCGCCGAGACCAAGCTCGGCTTCGTGGACCTGCAGCGCGCCCTGAACGAGATCGAGGAGGGCAAGTCCGCCAAGGCCACCCTCAAGAAGGACTTCGACGAGAAGCAGAAGCAGCTCGACGCGAAGAAGGCCGAGTTCGACAAGCTGCGCCAGGAGTT includes:
- the bamA gene encoding outer membrane protein assembly factor BamA, coding for MKGPTDHAAALAALLIASGAVLFPVLATAQDAPPPAVAAQGATVADVKIEGNRRVEVDAIRSAITQRKGQPLDPRGVAKDIRAVMKLGFFSDVVVELQGTPDAPVLVYRVTERPTVRETRIEGNDELSKDDLKDTVELKAFSILDLVAVRKDVKKIKEKYAEKGYYLAEVTHRIDERPDNQVDVVYVIDERAKVQVKEVRFLGNAHVADGELLAVMQTRPGGYLSLLSSMGTYREEAFQHDLQGVQAVYLDRGYVNVKVGNPSIALSPDKRFLHITIPVEEGEQYKIGSIAFTGQLLDREPALRRIVRAKQGEIFSRSKIQQDLFAVGDVFRDLGYAYANVTPLTQTDPAARTLDLTYEIQPGPKVRFERIDIIGNDKTRDKVIRRELRIYEGELYSGTGLRASRQRVNALGFFETVDITTKQGSSEDTIVAVVEVKERATGTFQVGAGFSSYENFILTGQISQNNFFGWGQTLSLQVQWSSVRQLGQIQFVEPYFLDTKWTFAFDLYATEGIYTTFTRRAVGGSMTWGYELNGLAPYWSFARHLEDMRLFATYTNERVDVSASGLAAQSVQQFKDGTTSALRLSLQWDRRDNRLFPTRGFFLSGSAEVAPPLLAPESLFGDVILFTRYAVDARAYRPIWLGLVGRAKLTLGYIRDWDSQHRVPISEKYYVGGINSVRGYRYLSISPVEFVPTWQDPSARRGALYVGGDKQVVLNLELEFPLFKAVGVRGVVFSDFGNAFAPGEFSDPNVPYSLYKSVGFGFRWQSPIGPLRFEWGIPLDRRREDPVNGGDYIDQAVDFQFTIGNFF